AACTCGGGATCGAGAAAATTTACTAACTtatagtgtatattaatttatcaaatattaatttataaattttctactgtATGAAATGATCATGTTGAAAACTCTCTTGTTTAGATTTTCTTTACATTAATTGTATGACACTTTTTGTAACGCCACTTCATTAATTGTATGACTAATTACAAATCTTGAGAAATATTTCATAAGACTCGCACTCTAATataaatatgaataaaataGCAAAATTGATTTAAGTCTCTCTGAGTAGAATAGTAGTATAAGATGTCGGGCcaacaaaaaatgaaagaaataacaaaaatatacacatatattcgtcaaagaagaaaataaagggGGACAAATTCAGAGAATATAATTTACAGAGTTTGAAGCcttattatatatgtttgtttcaagAATTATATGTCTTAAAAAGTGATTGGAACTTGGTTCCGTATCATGTCTCTCCTCCACACACTCTCTCTATATCTACACTGACTATATAGACCCTATCAATCTGCTTTAATCGATCATTGCAAGAATTTTGTGTACAACTTCTTATCATGTTTCTGTGTTTTGTTATTAGACCAATTAATCCGCATTATTCTTTATATCCATTCATATATAAGCATGGAAAAGAAAGATAAGAAGGCCACAAGCTATGTAACGTTTCGTCATTCGTCTTATGATTAAAATTTACATCATATATTCCTTAATAAACATTTATTCCGTGAATCCTCTGGTTAATTAATCTTTTATCGACCTACCAATTTATTCGAATCGTAAAAAGTGTTGCTTGCCATAAACAATCTCAACAATCTTTTTAACCTCCCCAAAAGAATCTTTTCTTAGATTTACTGAAAAAGCTAAtagtctattttttttcttttttttttaattacataataaaTTAAGAAACGGGAATAACTTGCTCTTGTATTGAGATCGTTATTGGCTGAAATTATTCACACCAATGATGTGAAGTTCTTTTATTTATCTACTAGGCAGAATCTTCATGTTCATTAACCACATGACTAATTAAGTACATTATGATATAGATCTACATCAAATAACTAAGCTGCTTATAATTAAACTAAACTAATCGATCAAATTTTATAACTAGCGACATTAATTAATTGATTTGGAAGTAGGTAAATGATAGTAGGATCAGAAGCTCCATGTGCTTGGATTATGATCATCTCCAGGAGCGTCCAATTCACAAGGAAAAGAAATCATATTAGACATTGCTTCGTTAAGCCATCCATCATCGTTTTCCATCTGCTAAAAATTGTGATGCAATACTCTAATTAGTTCTACATTTgattatgtaaataataaaCTGCTCTggaataataaaatgaatttataatacCTGGATTAGATAGTCGTCGGATCCAGAaaatatatcttcttctttttcagaaTTGTTGTTGTGAGTTTTAGACATGTGAGATTGTTGTTCACATGTGTCATTGTTTCTAGCAAATCGTCCTCGAACACGAACACGCCGGTCAGCTAGGGTTTTACGGCATACATActgcatatatatattgtatttttaaatctcaagttcttatatatatatatctctagtTCTTATACAattcataaacataaaaaaggaaatataaatttactataaggagtgtatatatacatacctTGATGGTCTTATTGAAGTTGCGTTGGTTCTTCTTTTTCAAGTACCTCATGATTCTCTCTTTACGTTCTTCAACCGAATAGCGTCCCACTTTTGTGGTCTGCTCAGCTTGTATGCCTCCTTCACTAGATCCCTgcttcataaaaataatttctttgaTGGTTTCTGGTAAACAATAATATCCATTTAAGATAATATTTGAACGTGCTTATATACCCAAGATTGCTCTCCAAAGGGCTTGATCTCTGGTGAAAAGCCGTAGTATTCTTGATCACCACCATGAAAATATTGTGTGGCATTGTTCACACCCATTTTCTGGTAATAATAGTTGTACTCCTGCATAGGAGCGTCAGAAGTTCCAAAAACTTGGGGATAAAATGTGGATTCTCGGATAGAAGATGCGTTGAAGGGGAGGTAACCGTCGTCATAGTAATTGGATAGAGCTGAGACGTCAGGACATGAAGAAGAGCCGTGAAACTGTGAAGAAGTGTTGCCGGAAAATGTGAAATCGGCGTAGAACTGAGGAAGAGATGATGCCATGAGAGAAACAAGTTTTGGGGTTGTTTTGAGGAAATGAGAGTGTGTGcaagtgtgtatatatatagaggTGAGTTTGTGTCAGATGTTACAAGTTGTTCTTTTGTTGGGTTCGGGCAGCCTGACCGAACACACCAGACTTGCAGTTAGTTAGTGAGACTCTGCTCCAATGGTTAGAACCTATCATGGGTTataatgtttaatttaattgtaaatttgtaatttgTAAAGTTTAGAACTTCTTGTAATTTGTCATGTCCAATGGTAgaactattttaaaattcttaagagagaaaaagacaacaaagaaagacacaaacacaaaaagaaccaataaaaaaaaagacacctTAGAAGTTCTTACCAATTCTAAAAACTCTATTTTTAGAACCTGGTGCTtagcttttgtttctttttaatttattttttgggcATTTTTTTAAGGGAAGATTACTAAAATAACACACATTTTATGAGTAATGACTAAAAtaacatactttttttttaattactagaCTATTTTTTATGCCCAGAATGTCCttgttttctttgttaacaaaaaaaaaattcaaaatttttttttacagaaaataaatattttcgaaatatataaataagtctACTGTTAAAAATCTGTGACATTTAATGACAGTTTTATTAGTATTTGAcagattaatatttttcaacaaACTTAGTGTGGCAGATTTTATATGGTTAGAGACTTTCTGAAAAAGTCTACCACACATTATGGTAGAATTAATTTTAATagcaaatttgtttttatttggcaGGTTTTTATAGCAGATTTTTGTCTTTTGATGGCAGCTTTATAATATTTCGAAGACTTTCATAATCGCACACATATTTTTCTCACATACTTTTTATAATTTGGTAGATTTTCATGTTCATGAGATCGCAGACTTATATGTTATGTATGCTAAGTTGCAGACTTATAAACTAACAAAACTAACTTTTATGTGATAGCAGACTTTAACATACGTTATGACAGACTTTAAAGGAGTTATATGTTGTAGCAGACTTATTCGCGAAAATCGGTTTACTAATTAGATTTAGACCAATTCTGGGttaataattaaactaaaaaattcGACCACTAACCGGAACAGTTATGAAAACCTAGGTTTAGCCGTAGTCAGTTCTTTCTTCTCCAAGTTACGATGTCTTGTTTTTGACAATAGATTCTTTCACGTTAATCCCAAGCAATTCAATGATGGATGTTATAGTTGTTTGTGGCCAGTGGTTATTCGAGAAGGATAAATGGATGTTTCACATTTCGTTAAAAACCTCCATTGCGGGTGTTCTTACACTCTTTTCATGCTGTCAAAGCCTCTTTCTGTTCTTCATTTTCTTACCTTGCTCATCTTGATTATTACCAGCTCATTCTTcctttttgttatgttttaacTGTTTCTATTTTCGTATTTTTCACCTTTCTTTCTAAATTCATCGGCCTATCTTTTTGCTTAGTTAAGTTATATATCTCCCTTTTATATAATCCGTTACTAGTTAACAGTATAACATATTCTTTATGAATTTCCACATATTATAAACGACAAAtgcttctttaaaaaaaaatgtaataggTTGTGTTACTGTTATTGTTTCATATGAATTTATCTATTGAGATGTACATtcttttgatataatttttccAGATGCTTATTCGGTTCGCAGGTGTGACACAGATTGGTAATGGTGCAACTATAAAAGTCTATAATGTCATCTGAATTATAAACTAatgataaagtaaataaatataaaatatgtagaaTTGTGAAACGTTTGATAATGGAGCACAGCCGACTACTAGTTATCTAATTCAAGCCACACCATTTGTCTGTCAGCTGCCAATGTTCTTGTCTCGTCATCCCTTATATAATAAAACGCAAGTCGCTTCGCGAATGAAAAAATGacatgtgaaaaaaaaattaaaataattaaaaaaaattgacatgtgtaaaatattttaaaaacaataacgatttaaaaaacaaatgtaaaaacagaaaattttaaacGCATAAAACATGTTTAGTCTATTAACTTATTtccttttatttgttttatatataaaataaaaatttccaaTATATTCACACGACACCCATGATCCCACTACTTTGAAaccactacttttttttttagataattgTCATATATTAGTTCCATTTCTACTTGCAATCAGAAATAGTAAATTCTTAAATCTCTTGCAATGGCTCCATTGATCTCTCTAAAGTTTCAACTTCAAATGACGAAATAATTTACAGTTCAAGATCCAAATCCAAATTGTTTCTGGTCCAACATTTGCGTAATAGTTTTCAAAAGCATTTTGTCTTttaacgaaatgagaaaaagacGAACATCAATATGCTATGGAATGATACTGATGTTGGATGATAAAGCTTTCAAGTCCATGTAagtgaaaactaaaaaaatgctTAAACTCTTTATGCTCAAATATCTTTTTGATTAACCATTTTCTCTTCTAACCTTTTTAtaactttcttatttttttcatgtACTTCTAGACATTGGCCAAAACTACATACTGTATGTGAAAAAGGTAAAGGTAaataaaatatgtcaacaatgtaTTTAAAATGACTAATCAATTCTCAATTTATTGGAATATGTTTATTTGTTGTCGTGGTGATAGTTCACGAAAAGATTAATATGGTCTCAATTTAGAACACATGTACACAGCGTCTGAGAACTTGAGAAGCAccacaagaagaaaagaaaaaaaaaagacggaaAACATGGAGATACTTAGAAGGCAACAAATGAAATCAAAAGAAAGATTCATGTCTACTATCTAAATCGAGACCTAACACTACGGTAAATTTTCCTTTCTCtttatttgtgtgtttataattatatagaaaatgcagtgaaattattttgtttactttaagatcaaaaaaatatacttctacgtttataatttttatttgtagattctGTTAGAAACAAAAATGACTGAACAAGTATAACAATGCAAATGAACTTAAAAGAATATGATGGaggaaaacaaatattatttttttaaaagcaatAGGGAAAGACtacaataaatataaatgttaattatcTACAAAATTAAAGTTTGTGCTCTAATAAAACTTATGCAAGAAATATGTTTCCCTCAATCTGATTTTTCATATGTAATAATCTTTTTTGAgttaaaaatggaaatatgtAACGGAAAATATGTAACGTTCATCTTGTGTCTATACTTGACTATTATGGAATATAAAAAgcaaaattttattcttttatttaaagttttatcaataaatataaccttgaaaataatatttatttacattgTAAATTATAACCtagattataaaaataatgtCCGTGCTAAGCACGGGAGATAATACtagttttttataaaacagaaaaataatttaaaaactgagaatatatttttttcgtgTTATTGCAAATGGCCGTACGAAAACTCACACGCTATGAAAACTACGTAAAGGGAAACCCTACCCGTAGCCCCAGAATCTTTAGCACATGTTCTAAAATTTTGCaccatttattattattattaattacatGGGTTACAGAATTATAATGTTATTGCAGAACAACTATGCATGCTTAGTTATTTCAGTTGATAGACTCTGGTTACAGAGTTCTAGTGCTATTGTATAACAACCAGGCATGCTCCTATTTCTTGATTATGCATGCAAGTTTTGATATCTAAACTCCAGTggagaatattttattttaccagTCTCAAAACCCAAAATGGTTACCATATTATGATCCTTCAAAGCCTGTAATCAATCATCATCCTACTACCATGCACGAGTTGTTTTTGAAGATAAGAACAAAAAATTGAGATTATGGCAAAAATTAAATTAGGCTAGTGGAGAGATGCATATGAGATCATAAGCATAGTTATTAAGTACGGAGGACCGCCTCCAAACATGTTCAGTGAGATAGGAGATTCGAAGAAAGATGATGGATGGGTCATGACATGACTGAAT
This region of Brassica napus cultivar Da-Ae chromosome C5, Da-Ae, whole genome shotgun sequence genomic DNA includes:
- the LOC106386897 gene encoding two-component response regulator-like PRR1 isoform X1, which translates into the protein MASSLPQFYADFTFSGNTSSQFHGSSSCPDVSALSNYYDDGYLPFNASSIRESTFYPQVFGTSDAPMQEYNYYYQKMGVNNATQYFHGGDQEYYGFSPEIKPFGEQSWGSSEGGIQAEQTTKVGRYSVEERKERIMRYLKKKNQRNFNKTIKYVCRKTLADRRVRVRGRFARNNDTCEQQSHMSKTHNNNSEKEEDIFSGSDDYLIQQMENDDGWLNEAMSNMISFPCELDAPGDDHNPSTWSF
- the LOC106386897 gene encoding uncharacterized protein LOC106386897 isoform X2; its protein translation is MASSLPQFYADFTFSGNTSSQFHGSSSCPDVSALSNYYDDGYLPFNASSIRESTFYPQVFGTSDAPMQEYNYYYQKMGVNNATQYFHGGDQEYYGFSPEIKPFGEQSWGSSEGGIQAEQTTKVGRYSVEERKERIMRYLKKKNQRNFNKTIKYVCRKTLADRRVRVRGRFARNNDTCEQQSHMSKTHNNNSEKEEDIFSGSDDYLIQMENDDGWLNEAMSNMISFPCELDAPGDDHNPSTWSF